TCGTTGGCCGCGCTGCCGATATATTCGGACCGCTCGCGAACGTCGTAGTCGACCAGTGCGATCTCCGCCTCTCGCATCCCGTCGGACCACATCATCCGGGCTCCCAGCCATTGCGGGTGATGGATGAGGATGTGAAGCGTCGCGCGCTTGAGCGGGATACCCGCCTGCTGCAGGCGGATGCACATCTGCGCGAAGATATTGTCGACGAAGCGCTCATCGCGCGTGCCGTTGATCAGCCAGTCGACGACGCTGTCGGCTTGCGTGGTGGGGTTGTCCGGCGGCGCGTTCATATCCTGCCCTCAAGCGGCGGTCTGCATCTTGCTGATGATATCGTGCTCCGGCCTTGCCGCGTCAACCTGGCCAGTTGCCCGGTTTGCGCGCAGCGGCCTGGCGAGGTTCTAGCCGACCATCCGGATCGATCCCAGCACCGCCAAGCCCGAAACCAGCGCGAGCTTCGATGGCTCGGCCAGCTCGACCTTTAGCGTGCCGTTGCTCGGGATGACCAGATCCCCGCCGTCGAAGCGGATGCTGCAATCGCCGCGAGCTGCGTAAACGAGGTGCGTGCCGGCAGTCAACGATCGATCGCCACTCCCCCTGAGCGCTTCGAGCTCGATCTCGGCCACCCCGCGCCGCGCCATCAAGTTCACGACCTCGACCGGGCCGGCTTCGAGCTCGGTCACGATCTCGAGCTCGCCGGCGAAGCGCACGGTCATGAAAGGTTCACGTTCATCGAATTCCCGCTTGGGCGATTTCAGCACCAGCCCGCGTCCGGCCACGACCATCTGGAGGCGATCGATGCCGGGCATGTAGGAGAACGGACCTGATGTCACGATGGGCGTCGAGGCAAAACGCCAGAGCAGACTGTCCCAATCCTTTGCCGGACTACCTGCACGATGGGCATCCGCGATATCGGTGAAGACACCGCCGCCGTTTTTCCAGGGCGAGCGGGTGTAGTGTTCGGGTTTGAGCAATGTCGTTTTCATGTCCACATCATGCCCGTGTCGGGCCGGCTTTGCCAACCTGTTTCCGCTTCAGCGGCTGGAGGCCCTGACCAGCGGGCATTTGCTGTCCGCGAGTGGCCAGACCGTCTCTTCGGGCGGAATCTTGCGCACGATCTCGAAATAGTCCCAGGGATATTTCGAATCCGACGG
This genomic stretch from Bradyrhizobium sp. CCGB12 harbors:
- a CDS encoding HutD family protein; the protein is MKTTLLKPEHYTRSPWKNGGGVFTDIADAHRAGSPAKDWDSLLWRFASTPIVTSGPFSYMPGIDRLQMVVAGRGLVLKSPKREFDEREPFMTVRFAGELEIVTELEAGPVEVVNLMARRGVAEIELEALRGSGDRSLTAGTHLVYAARGDCSIRFDGGDLVIPSNGTLKVELAEPSKLALVSGLAVLGSIRMVG